From the Pedobacter cryoconitis genome, one window contains:
- a CDS encoding ExbD/TolR family protein — MAELNNISRNRKSIPKVDLTAMVDLAFLLITFFMLTTSLSKPVAMDIAKPDISDPDATMDYAASRTMTILLGKDNKVAWYMGEDGKSKPNIEGFNEIRRSILDNKINVALANSNRPDKTLTIIIKPTSGATYKNFVDIMDELSLVKITNAPAIDDNHITDGEKTFMKLNNIL, encoded by the coding sequence ATGGCTGAATTAAACAATATTTCCCGAAACAGAAAAAGCATTCCTAAAGTTGATCTGACAGCAATGGTAGATCTGGCCTTTTTACTGATTACTTTTTTTATGCTGACCACTTCACTTTCTAAGCCAGTGGCTATGGATATCGCTAAACCTGATATTAGTGATCCGGATGCGACCATGGATTATGCAGCTTCAAGAACGATGACTATTTTACTGGGGAAGGATAATAAAGTTGCCTGGTATATGGGAGAGGATGGGAAGAGCAAGCCAAATATTGAAGGTTTCAATGAAATCAGGCGCTCCATTTTAGACAACAAAATAAATGTAGCGCTTGCGAATTCTAATCGTCCTGACAAGACACTCACTATCATTATTAAACCTACATCGGGTGCCACCTATAAAAACTTTGTAGATATCATGGATGAATTGTCCCTGGTAAAAATTACGAATGCTCCGGCAATTGATGATAATCACATTACTGACGGCGAGAAGACGTTTATGAAACTTAATAATATCTTATAA
- a CDS encoding EamA family transporter, protein MTNKPASPLLVYLAFATVYIVWGSTYFFIQRALAGFPPFFLGTFRFIIAGTLLMTWCKFRGEKIFDWKNIKYAVVSGLLMLGVANGTVIWVEQFIPSGLVAIMVASAAIWFVILDKPKWKENLSSKSTIAGLIIGFIGVILLFSEQVLQAVNTPQSSNQILGMALLVLGPVAWAGGSLYSKYHSAPGSSVSVNTAWQMLAAGAAFIVGSALSSEYQYFHWNNVPLSAWLAIVYLIIFGSIAAFSAYVWLLTVRPATQVSTYAYVNPVVAILLSVCFTRETVSLIQILGLFVILGSVLLINLAKYKKDKVTADLPLTK, encoded by the coding sequence ATGACCAATAAACCCGCCTCTCCACTCCTCGTTTATCTCGCCTTTGCCACTGTATATATCGTATGGGGATCAACCTATTTTTTCATTCAAAGAGCTCTTGCTGGCTTTCCACCGTTTTTTCTCGGCACTTTTCGTTTCATCATTGCAGGCACCCTGCTTATGACGTGGTGTAAATTCAGGGGAGAAAAAATATTTGACTGGAAAAACATAAAATATGCAGTAGTCAGCGGTCTGTTAATGCTTGGGGTTGCCAATGGTACAGTAATCTGGGTAGAACAGTTTATTCCAAGTGGCCTGGTAGCTATTATGGTTGCCTCCGCAGCCATCTGGTTTGTGATCCTGGACAAACCTAAATGGAAAGAAAACCTAAGCAGTAAATCGACAATTGCAGGATTGATTATAGGTTTTATCGGCGTAATTTTACTATTTTCAGAACAAGTACTTCAGGCAGTAAATACACCTCAAAGTTCAAACCAGATATTAGGGATGGCGCTGTTAGTTTTGGGGCCGGTTGCATGGGCAGGGGGATCTTTATATTCTAAATACCATTCAGCTCCCGGAAGTTCTGTATCTGTAAATACAGCCTGGCAAATGCTGGCTGCTGGTGCTGCCTTTATAGTGGGCAGTGCACTGAGCTCTGAATATCAGTATTTTCACTGGAACAATGTACCGCTTAGTGCTTGGCTAGCTATCGTTTACCTGATTATATTTGGCTCTATCGCTGCTTTTAGTGCTTATGTATGGCTCTTAACAGTTCGTCCTGCAACACAAGTAAGTACTTATGCCTATGTTAACCCTGTAGTAGCCATTTTATTAAGCGTATGTTTTACCCGTGAAACGGTCAGTCTGATTCAAATTCTTGGCCTGTTTGTTATTCTTGGAAGTGTCCTGTTGATTAATCTTGCTAAATACAAGAAAGATAAAGTCACTGCTGATTTACCTTTAACTAAATAA
- a CDS encoding Lrp/AsnC family transcriptional regulator, with the protein MIVENNINLDHIDLAILRLMQDNSRISNVHMAKELEMAPSAVLERVKKLEQKQVIVQYTTRINPAAVGLKLLAFISMKASHSLGCTTTATELAKIEEVQEVHIIAGEDCYLVKVRTADSASLMELMRTSFSKITTIVSIRTTIVLETVKEQQQLVIPENKKIS; encoded by the coding sequence ATGATAGTCGAAAACAACATCAATTTAGATCATATTGATCTTGCGATATTAAGGTTAATGCAGGATAATTCAAGAATTTCCAATGTCCACATGGCAAAGGAACTTGAAATGGCACCTTCTGCTGTTTTGGAGCGGGTAAAGAAACTGGAACAAAAGCAAGTAATTGTTCAATATACGACCAGGATTAATCCCGCAGCAGTTGGTCTGAAATTGCTGGCCTTTATCTCCATGAAAGCGTCTCACAGTTTGGGCTGTACCACAACAGCGACCGAACTAGCTAAAATAGAGGAAGTTCAGGAGGTGCATATTATTGCAGGAGAAGATTGTTATTTAGTTAAAGTGAGAACGGCAGACTCTGCTTCTTTGATGGAATTGATGCGAACTTCCTTTAGTAAGATCACTACGATCGTATCTATCCGCACTACTATTGTGCTGGAAACCGTAAAAGAACAACAGCAATTAGTAATTCCTGAAAACAAAAAAATATCATGA
- a CDS encoding HAD family hydrolase, giving the protein MNKEIAVIFDMDGVICHTNPYHSLAFREFFSARNLYPTQEDFAAHMFGKSNRYILSHFLGRPVADEEFLQMENEKESLFRKIYASHIEPIAGILELITDLQHNGVKLGVATSAPYANLDLILSEVPIREKLGSVLASEDVIKHKPDPEIYLASAHNLDVSPEQCLVFEDSYSGISAALNAGMRVVGVLTSHTIEELPPCALYIDNYKNLSFDKIKLLFS; this is encoded by the coding sequence ATGAATAAAGAAATTGCAGTCATCTTTGACATGGACGGAGTAATCTGTCATACAAATCCCTATCATTCCCTGGCTTTTCGTGAATTTTTCTCCGCACGTAATCTTTACCCTACACAAGAAGACTTTGCTGCGCATATGTTTGGAAAAAGCAACCGCTATATCCTATCTCATTTTTTAGGAAGACCGGTTGCAGATGAAGAGTTTCTTCAAATGGAAAATGAAAAAGAAAGTCTTTTCCGGAAAATATATGCCTCACATATTGAACCTATTGCCGGTATCCTTGAATTAATTACTGATTTACAACACAACGGAGTTAAACTTGGTGTAGCTACATCTGCACCTTACGCCAACCTGGACCTGATTTTAAGCGAGGTGCCCATTCGTGAAAAACTAGGTTCTGTACTGGCGAGTGAGGATGTTATAAAGCATAAACCAGATCCTGAAATATACCTGGCCTCCGCTCATAATCTGGATGTCTCCCCTGAACAATGTCTTGTTTTTGAGGATTCGTACTCAGGGATTTCAGCGGCGCTTAATGCAGGAATGCGGGTAGTCGGCGTATTAACTTCTCATACCATAGAAGAACTGCCTCCTTGCGCGCTATACATAGATAACTATAAGAATCTGTCATTCGATAAAATCAAATTGTTGTTTTCTTAA
- a CDS encoding TonB-dependent receptor gives MIKTLQKIVFVVFFLMISNQLFAQVLKGKVTDSAGLVIPGATLQVIGLKLGTSTDSNGKYAIKFQKTGTYKLRVSFTGYQNTEAAIQMDSSSKTTDFVLMDTKTLLQNVVVIGSRSSVPRTNIESVVPVDLITTKDVKTFAQVDLTQILNYVAPSFSSNRQTVADGTDHIDPASLRGLGPDQVLVLVNGKRRHTTALVNINGTFGRGSVGTDLNSIPVAAIERIEVLRDGAAAQYGSDAIAGVINIVLKKVTPYSFSTSFGQSDSKALGRDFSDGRTFQADFSKGWAFNNDKGFINFAGQYIKREYTNRGGLDTRPLLYSAAPAKGALETEAAFEARYAGLKAADDARAAANGLDRNNMRVGNSDSKNGGFFLNGQYNFTKNSNLYFAAGYTHKTGSAAGFFRLPTQTTQIDLTLFPNGFLPFIDTKINDLSFSIGSKGKIGTWDYDISNTSGENNIKFNINNTVNASLPLGTSPTSFYAGELLFRQNTSNLDLSKKHEFDGGFITSLNTAFGGEFRVDNYQIKPGEELSYSFGQPSAGIPGRLIGTSFTAAGAQVFPGFKPGNAIDKSRNNVSAYADFEAEFGPRVLIEAAGRYEKYSDFGSNFSYKFTGKVKLFGDISLRGAYATGFRAPSLHQRYFNNESTQFVAGNPTQVLTVNNDNPIVGQFGVGSLKPEISRSGSLGLAGKIAKTFTFTIDAYNIDIKDRIVFSSQYARERTSAGALIPTGVVNQILNTVDPNAQVNSVQFFTNAITTNTAGLDVVLTNKFYLGSKSSLLLSIAGNLNKTVVRSINGGDKIESDPTLKAKLFDRLERSRYESSVPKNKLNITANLTVDKLSFVARTVRFGEVTYLNAIDPNIPSNNLPVQLDQTFTPKWVTDFSVSYAANKILTLTVGANNIFDVYPDKLYTNPRNNANNLSGIPTENYTGNLDNTSNGRFLYPRAISQFGYSGRYVYAKIGCTF, from the coding sequence ATGATTAAAACCTTACAAAAAATCGTTTTTGTCGTCTTTTTTCTGATGATTTCGAACCAACTATTTGCCCAGGTCTTAAAAGGCAAAGTCACAGATTCTGCCGGACTCGTTATTCCGGGCGCAACCCTACAGGTAATTGGCCTTAAACTGGGGACTTCTACAGATTCTAATGGAAAATATGCCATTAAATTCCAAAAAACCGGCACCTATAAACTCCGTGTGTCTTTTACAGGGTACCAGAATACAGAAGCAGCCATTCAAATGGACAGTAGTTCAAAAACTACAGACTTCGTTTTAATGGATACTAAAACCTTATTGCAAAATGTTGTTGTAATCGGATCCAGATCATCGGTACCAAGAACAAACATTGAAAGTGTAGTTCCTGTAGATTTGATTACAACCAAGGATGTGAAAACATTTGCACAAGTAGATCTGACCCAGATCTTAAACTATGTAGCTCCTTCATTTAGCTCTAACAGGCAAACTGTTGCAGATGGAACTGACCACATTGACCCGGCTTCACTCCGGGGATTAGGCCCTGACCAGGTATTAGTTTTAGTAAATGGAAAACGCAGACACACTACCGCGCTGGTGAATATCAATGGTACATTTGGCCGTGGCTCGGTCGGTACTGACTTAAACTCAATTCCTGTTGCAGCCATTGAACGGATCGAGGTTTTGCGTGACGGTGCAGCAGCACAATATGGTTCGGATGCTATTGCAGGCGTAATCAACATTGTCTTGAAAAAAGTAACTCCTTACAGCTTTTCTACATCATTTGGCCAGTCTGATTCTAAAGCTTTAGGGCGTGATTTTAGTGATGGGCGTACTTTTCAGGCTGATTTCAGCAAAGGATGGGCATTTAATAATGATAAGGGCTTTATCAATTTTGCAGGTCAATATATAAAACGGGAATATACAAATCGTGGTGGCCTGGACACCCGTCCGCTTTTATATTCAGCAGCACCTGCAAAAGGGGCGCTGGAAACTGAAGCGGCATTTGAAGCCAGATATGCAGGCTTAAAAGCTGCCGATGATGCAAGAGCAGCTGCGAATGGGCTGGATAGAAATAACATGCGCGTAGGAAACTCTGATTCAAAAAACGGAGGTTTCTTCCTAAACGGGCAATACAATTTCACTAAAAACTCCAATCTTTATTTTGCAGCCGGATATACGCACAAAACGGGCAGTGCTGCTGGTTTTTTCCGTTTACCAACGCAAACCACACAGATTGACCTGACCTTGTTCCCTAATGGATTTCTTCCTTTTATAGATACAAAAATTAATGACCTTTCCTTCTCTATCGGTTCAAAAGGTAAAATCGGAACCTGGGATTATGATATTAGCAATACCAGCGGCGAGAACAACATTAAATTCAACATCAACAATACAGTTAACGCTTCCCTCCCTCTGGGCACCAGCCCGACTTCATTTTATGCAGGTGAATTGCTATTCAGACAAAATACCAGCAATCTGGATTTGAGTAAAAAACATGAGTTTGATGGCGGATTTATCACGTCATTAAATACTGCTTTTGGTGGAGAGTTCAGGGTTGATAATTATCAGATTAAACCAGGCGAAGAACTATCTTATTCTTTTGGCCAGCCATCGGCAGGTATTCCGGGAAGACTGATAGGCACATCGTTCACCGCAGCAGGTGCACAGGTATTTCCAGGTTTCAAACCTGGTAACGCAATTGACAAATCAAGAAATAACGTAAGTGCTTATGCAGATTTTGAAGCTGAATTTGGCCCCAGAGTACTTATAGAAGCCGCAGGACGTTATGAGAAGTACAGCGATTTTGGTTCCAACTTCTCTTATAAATTTACTGGTAAAGTGAAATTATTTGGTGACATCTCTTTGCGCGGCGCCTATGCAACTGGCTTTAGAGCGCCTTCTTTACACCAGCGCTATTTCAATAATGAGAGTACACAATTTGTTGCAGGTAATCCTACACAGGTGTTAACAGTTAATAACGACAATCCAATTGTTGGCCAGTTTGGTGTTGGCTCTCTAAAACCTGAAATCTCCAGATCAGGAAGTCTCGGGTTAGCAGGAAAAATAGCCAAAACGTTTACTTTCACTATCGACGCTTACAATATTGACATTAAAGACCGGATTGTTTTCTCTAGTCAGTATGCACGTGAAAGAACCAGTGCAGGTGCACTAATTCCAACCGGTGTAGTTAACCAGATTTTAAACACAGTTGATCCGAATGCTCAAGTAAACAGTGTGCAGTTTTTCACCAATGCCATCACCACCAATACAGCAGGTTTAGATGTCGTGCTGACCAACAAATTTTATTTAGGCAGTAAAAGCAGTTTATTACTGAGTATTGCAGGGAACTTAAATAAAACGGTGGTGAGAAGCATCAACGGAGGAGATAAAATAGAAAGCGACCCTACCTTAAAAGCTAAATTATTTGACCGTTTAGAGCGTTCACGTTATGAAAGTTCAGTCCCTAAAAACAAGTTAAATATTACTGCTAATCTGACTGTTGACAAATTAAGTTTTGTAGCAAGGACAGTTCGTTTTGGAGAAGTAACTTATCTGAATGCGATTGATCCAAACATTCCATCGAATAATTTACCAGTACAACTGGATCAAACATTTACACCAAAGTGGGTGACTGATTTTTCTGTAAGTTATGCAGCAAATAAAATTTTAACATTAACCGTTGGCGCAAACAACATTTTTGATGTATATCCTGATAAACTATATACCAATCCAAGAAATAATGCGAACAATTTAAGTGGTATTCCTACCGAAAATTATACTGGTAACCTGGACAATACTTCAAATGGAAGATTCTTATATCCAAGGGCAATCAGCCAGTTTGGTTATAGCGGCCGTTATGTATACGCAAAAATCGGCTGTACATTCTAA
- a CDS encoding RagB/SusD family nutrient uptake outer membrane protein, with the protein MKYPTPYTKAIYLLILPLLFSSCKKYLEEVPNNAIPSATAIIDAGTARAAILGTYNSLQNYTTDYITLGTITADNVAFNGTLSEYLQLDQNAIPTDNVITVGVYRKIYSTINSANSVIAGLPGVTDPLLQTAEKNRILGEAYFIRALGYFDLARGWGGVQLQLTPTATINGIKGVKRSTLTQTYDQVLADLIQSEQLLPDDDATTRNRVQKSAVRALRARLALYRENWADAVTYSTQVIAQSKFALVNTYQSFFTAPYLSTESVFELTFSANNQNNYWSLWYPSALGGSYTLKPTASLISKLNDPAIGGTRKSLIGGTGNSVYGALYNTAGTSTDPSYLIRISELYLIRAEAKAHLDALDGALADLNVVRKRAGVPPVTTGNQTDILQAIADENNVEFAFEAHRWFDLVRTKQAGKVLSLTNTNFWLFPIPYSDILSDPDVVQNPGY; encoded by the coding sequence ATGAAATATCCAACTCCCTATACAAAAGCTATCTATTTGCTTATTTTACCTTTGTTATTTAGCTCCTGCAAAAAATACCTGGAAGAAGTACCCAACAATGCAATTCCCTCCGCAACTGCAATTATAGACGCAGGAACAGCAAGGGCCGCTATTTTAGGTACTTATAACAGCTTACAGAATTACACCACAGATTATATTACTTTGGGTACGATTACGGCAGATAACGTAGCTTTTAATGGTACTTTAAGTGAGTATTTGCAGCTGGATCAGAATGCGATTCCTACTGATAATGTAATTACTGTAGGAGTTTATAGAAAGATATATAGTACAATTAATTCTGCAAACAGTGTGATTGCAGGCCTGCCCGGGGTTACAGATCCTTTACTTCAAACAGCAGAAAAGAACAGGATTCTGGGAGAAGCTTATTTTATCCGTGCGCTGGGTTATTTCGATCTGGCCAGAGGCTGGGGAGGTGTACAGTTACAGCTCACTCCTACTGCGACCATTAACGGAATAAAAGGGGTTAAAAGGAGCACTTTAACACAAACTTATGACCAGGTACTTGCTGATTTAATCCAGTCAGAACAATTATTGCCTGACGATGATGCGACGACCAGGAACAGGGTTCAAAAAAGTGCTGTCCGGGCATTACGCGCAAGGTTAGCCTTGTACCGCGAAAACTGGGCAGATGCAGTCACCTATTCGACGCAGGTAATTGCGCAGTCAAAATTTGCATTGGTAAATACTTATCAATCCTTCTTTACAGCTCCTTATTTAAGCACTGAATCTGTTTTTGAGCTAACCTTTTCAGCTAACAATCAAAATAACTACTGGTCTTTATGGTATCCAAGTGCTTTGGGCGGATCTTACACGTTGAAACCTACTGCTTCATTGATTAGTAAACTGAACGACCCTGCAATTGGAGGAACCAGAAAAAGCCTGATCGGTGGCACTGGAAATAGTGTTTACGGAGCGTTGTATAATACTGCCGGAACAAGCACAGATCCTTCTTATCTGATCAGGATTTCTGAACTTTACCTGATCAGAGCAGAGGCCAAAGCACATTTGGATGCACTGGATGGAGCACTCGCTGATTTGAATGTAGTCCGTAAAAGAGCTGGTGTTCCTCCAGTTACTACAGGTAATCAAACAGATATATTACAGGCAATTGCAGATGAAAACAATGTTGAATTTGCTTTTGAAGCACATCGCTGGTTTGATTTGGTCAGGACAAAACAGGCAGGTAAAGTACTCAGTCTGACCAATACCAATTTCTGGTTATTCCCTATTCCCTATTCTGATATCCTTTCAGATCCTGATGTAGTTCAGAATCCAGGATATTAA